GCTTTGCAACCCGACCACCCACTATGCCACTCTCAGTAGCCcctttcatgaaacaaaaagatcaaatcagTAAAACCGTCACTggtaaattatatattttttgcaaataaaattgaaatgtgATGGGTCGCTGCCAATAAAACTAATCTCTTACCAGTGATGGTGACCAGCAGAAGGATGGAGAATAAGCAGCTTGTGTGTATCATGGCTGCACAGAGGAAAAAGTTGAACAGTGTGGTTGTCTGGCCCCCCACCCCACTTTTTATAGTCAACCTACAAATTTGTACGTACAGGAACTTTGTGGGTGGGTGTTCACACTTAGCAAGAGATGCATTCACACCTAACTTACAGAGGTTATTCCTTTACCAGGTTTATCAAGAAACTCaaactgacatttgtttttggtACTGAGTCATCAAATACTCTCCAAATTTaccattgttttaatttttggttAACTGGAAGAGAGTAACTTTTAACTTTATAGCAAATCAGAAATTTAGGTCATGCCCTCTGTGAAATTGTACAAACTTATAATGAGGggatctatttttttattatttattctcagtaggttgtttttcctgtcagttTGCTATTGTTACTAGTTAAAGGGTATTTAGGTCGGTTTAACCACAATCCACACAAAGACCCTCACAATTTTCACACCAAACCAAACATTCAGtccttcttctctgtttttttcctgtccacAATGTGATTTCACTTTCATTGTTCTCAAAAGGCAGACCTAAACTTCCTCTTGCGGACTACTCTTGTTGCAGTGTCAGAATAGCAAAGAATTAGGCCACGTGCTTGGTCCTGACTTTGATtgaattctctttttttattctcacatgcttttaataaacatcttacagtttagatgttttaaaactACTGATGACAAAAGTGTTAacttatatatttaaacaagCTTTTAGTCCACTTGCACAGTGATGTATAACGCCTTAACCTTCAgtcacacagaacaaaatacaTCACATAAGTAGGTGACATTTTTAATACAAGGATTTTTCACAGCAAGGCTAGATAATGTAGAGGAGAGAATAATTTGTCTAGATGAAGATTTGCATGTTCAGTGGGAATGATCTATTTTATATTATgatttaacatttgtttaaacataGAGTCAAAGGTGTAGTAAGTCTGGCTCTAATTTGAGTTAATTAATTTGCTTGTTAACGGTGTGATGGTTGAATCCTGGTGTTGGTCCACCTGTGTGCATCTGTGGGGTTTGAGGCTTCAAGTCATCTCCTCAGCTTAATGGGACTGATTTAAACCTAAATTTATAACTAGTTGCAGCTAATTTACAAAAAGCCACAAggagacacacatacacacgcaacGTCTTTTTATTGTAGAATTTGCAAGTATAAACTTCAATTTTTCTCTTCTATATGCTAAATATTTTTTGACTAAATACTTTCtacagttaatttatttatttatgtaatcaAGAGGGGAAAAGTGTTGTCTTATTTTCGCATCACCGTCTTGATCCAGGGAAGAAAGAAGTGAATTTTAGTGAAGACATGGGGATAACTGGAATCATCACAGGCATTTTCAGCAGTGTAAGCAGTTATGCCTTGAAGCTTGGTGTTGCAGATAAGTGGTCCACCAGAATCAccctaaagaaacaaacaaaacaaaaggacatatttgaaatgtgttttttttttcacattgggATTCAATAATGTTTAGTTACCTGGCACACCCCTCCGTCCTTTTTGTTAAAGGTAGTACAAATCATATGCTGGGAAATgaaattttttttccatatatttTTGCAATCAACACTAGACAGTGTCTTCTCTGTGGCCTCCTTCAGAAGATTTGAAAGAGGCTTTTCTGGTCCAGTTGTGCCCCAGCCAGCGACATCACAGACAAcattgtcaggatttttttcatctttctcaAGTAGTTTAAGCGGCTTTACGTACTTATTCAGTTTGGCCTTTTTTTCTAGCTGTAAAAGAAAACCGTACTTTAATGTgtgattcataaaaaaatccCCCTTTAATTTATGTGTCAAAGTTTTGTAAAGGAGAACAGTTTACATTTCTGCACGATCAAATAATGCAGCTTTAACTCTTCAAATTTAAATAAGCAGAAGTTgaatgaaaaactaaactaaagataATGACATAAGTCTTTATAGTGTTAGTTTACCTTAAGTAACATAATATCATAGTCATATTTGCCATTGAATTTCGGATGTACGTAGTACTTTTTCACATTGATTTTTTGCTGACTTTTCTCCTTTTGGCTGATGTCATGTGCTCCGAGTACCACTGTCATGTCACGATAACAACTGAAAAACAAGGactaattattaattaaaaaaatttatcTATATTTTCATTTGATGCTTCTGAATTGTGCCCTTAGGACATAAAAAGCAGAGAATTTGTAGTTGCTGCCAAACACACTCACTCTTTGCAGTGGGCTGCAGTTAGAACATAATCTTTGCAGATAAGAACCCCGCCACACGAGTGTTGCCCATCAACCTGGATCGATGCCATATAGGGTCTGGAGTGCTTCTCTGCAACTTTACCACCTACTATGCCACTTTCAGTGGCCCCTTTTATaagacaaaaaagataaaactgataaaaaacaaacaaggaaataaatgtacattttatgctgttaattaaaaaaggtcATCTGATCTTACCACTAATGGTGACCAGCAGAAGGACATAAATGATGCAGCTCATTTGCATCATGGCTGCACAAAGGAAAAAGCTGAACAGTCTTGGTTTCTGAACCCCCACCACACCTTTTATAGTCTTACTCTCACCAAAAAACTTTGTGGGCAGGTGTCAAACATGTTCATGCACAAACAAGATGCATTCACACCTTCCTAACTGCTTCAAGTTCAAGACACTACTGTGAAACGATCCCTTAGGCTGGTTTGTCAAGAAACTGTCAAACTGATATTTGTTCTCATTATGTACTTATTGAGACATCaatcatgtctttgttttatttttttttatctatgcATGTATTTATTGGAGTGtgttaattttaaattacataTCAAATCAGATATTTAGGTTCTGACATGTTGTTCTTtgtgaaaacagacacaaagactcTTATCCTTGTCTTTCTGTGACAACAGCTGTTACTCTAAAGGCTGATCTAAGGGGAAAGGTGTTTGGTCCTCAACCATAATGCACGCATAAAAATCCTTCttctatgtttttaattattattattatcaaaatTGTTCTAAATTGATGCTCTGTGACCCTATTTGCACTGCAATACTAGGCAGTTAAAATATCAAAGCTCaagatttaataaatatgttgaCAACAAAGGACCAAACTGCTATTTTTAAGTGACATGCTTGGCCACTTGATGTTAATTCAGTTGGTTATCCACTAGGTGGGGCTCCAGGACACTGTAGTTGCATTCATGTTCACCCTCCTGCATGTATAATCAAAGTTATCTGCACAGTAATCTTAACTAGATAATATCTGCGTCATATTGCCTTCACCTGCAGTCACATACTCATAAAAGAATCACCTAAGTGACATTAACAGTAAAAGGGTGTGGTGGCACTCCACTCGATGCTGTAATGGAGAAATTATTGCatgtgtttgatttaaaaacaaaaaggttgtgtGTTTGGAGCGAGAATGCTCATATTTCAGCTTCTCTGATCAAACAAAGCTTATGGCTGAAGGTAAAGCAAGTAGCAGCAATTTTCGTTTGAACTGATGCAGCTGCAGATTCACTCATATTAATCAAGGGTGTAGATGGAGAAACAAATCAATTTGACTTTAATTGAAGTAAAGGAGTTTTACTGAGGTCATCATGGTGATATAATGGTTTGAACTGTTGCCAATTAGGAAAAATTGGGTTTTTGcataaagtgtgtttgttttttctgtttgttctagTTTCCTCACATAGTCAAGAAATATACATAATAGGCTAATTGGTaattttaaattggttttagGTGTGAGTTCTGACTGTTGGGATAAGCGGCACCCCCTTGCAACCCTGAGCATTATTAAGCAGATACAGAAAATTGGTAAATGAGAGACACTGATCATATTTACTGATGCAACATTGAGGGTtgagcagtaaaataaaatgccatAACAATGATGAGAAGTCTATCTTCATTCTTGCAACAGGTTTTCATGGTCACCTGTGTGGTTTTTGCAATGCAGAGGCTTTATTTACACTTCTCGAGAAATGGGAAGAACTCCTCAGTTTCACTAGAAAATAGCAGTTCCTGTCAATATGACCTCACAGGGGTAAAGAACTGGCCAAAACAGCCAGAGCTGATGGAAGGATGGAACATGGAGATTACAGTAtctgtcaggaacggtggagaatgagatgaacccagagcgcagactcatttgtttgaaaaaataaaagaaacgcaaacaaaaagctgacgggaCAGCAAAACTAAACGTGACAAAAATCCtaagaaatacaaaaaggtGAGGCAAGGCAACAATGGGAGACTAGAGACACAAGACGAGAGGAACAACCAGACAACGCATGAAGCTACAAgcgaacaatgaaccagcaagtatgtggaggagatgaccgggtttaaaatacagaggataattatggaaagtgggcacaggtgggtGATTGCAATGCCacgcaggtggagatgggcgtggcaggtaaacaagtgctgaTGGAGGACAAATGGACGATGACATAAAcgagcaacaaacaggaaaacaagacaataaaccAATACCAAAAGAATTGTAATGTGAAGAAGAAAAgccctttttcttttagaatCTGGCTCAAACCTAATTTTACAAAAGTTTAAGTATTAAAACCTTAAGTACTGCATGTCTTTTGAGAGACTTTACATTCTTGCCAAAGACTTTTTGTGTCTAAGACGATATCCATTCATAAATACAGATATCTTCAAATACTTGTCCTTAATTTTATACAGATGCATGCATATTTATATACTTCACAACACTTTACaggtaaaaatgaacaaaatatatACCATAGACCAAAGTCTGTTTAGTTTTACCTTCACTGTTTCTCATTGgacataaacagatgaaatgtCAGAATTTTAATCATTAATTCTTGGGACTTTTTCACCCTAGAGTGAAAATTTTGTTACTAATGTGAACTAAGGTTTAAGTTTAGAGGACATTTCttccacaaacattttttatttatttattttattttcacaaacagaaagaagttTTCCTTTGCACACTTTCACGATGGTCTGTGGTTTTATCTTTGCAtatgtgggtttttctttttgcttcaggCCACCAGTGACACACAGGAAACAATCCTACCCCCACTGCTTAATGTGACTAACTAACTGACACAAACCTGAACTTAAAGAACTAAATCTCTAACTAGTTGGTAACCCTATGTCAGATGATTTACAAGGCATTAAGCTCCTTTGAGAAATAAAGAGACATATGCAagcaatatatttttattgtttttgattaacATTTTCTATGCTGGtcttttctttataaaagaTTATCTATCTTCTACACTTAAGCtttttggaacttttttttcataagcAGAAAGCAAAAAGTATTGCTTTATTTCTTAGTCACCTTTTTGATCCAGGGAAGAAATGAGCGAACGTTGGTGAAAACATGAGGAAACCTTTGATTTTCACATTTATCTTCAGCAGTGTAAGCAGTAATGCCGTGAAGCTTGGCGTCGCAGATAAGTGGTCCACCAGAGTCACcctaaagaaaagaagagataacacttttttttttttactaaaaacagcTTGTATGATATATCAGCAACattatgttttaattatatACACTGCttaattttgtcacattttaatgaattatATTAACTGATTTATTACCTGGCACACTCCCCCCTTTGACTGAGTGCACATCATATGTTCAGAATTAAAATGTTCTCTCCATAAATTCTTGCATTCACAGGGAAATTGTGTCTTTTCTTTCGTCTCCCTTAGAAGATTTGAAGCAGGGTTTTGGGGTCCAGTTTGGCCCCAACCAGCAACATCACAGGCAACATTGGCAGGGATTTTTTCATCTTCACCAGGTAGTTCAATCTTCCTCACGTACTTGgatttttcaatctttttttgtaGCTGCAAAAGAAACCAGCGCAGTTACTTGGATATCTGATTATCTGAAGAACTTTTATACTTAATAGTTTTACTTTACCTCAAGTAACATAATGTCATAATCAAACCCTCCAGTGTATTTTGGATGCTTATGGTATTTTTCAACTTGGATTTTTTGCTGACTGTCCTCTGCCTGTGAGATGTCATGTGCACCGAGTACCACTGTTATCTCAGGATCCTGAGTcctgaaaaacatgaacaaatattttagcttttttcagcatcagaaataaaacaggctatacatttaaaacttcatagcaattttattttaaatatattgcaAATTAAGTTGTGCAAATTGGTATAAATCACAAGTTATACAATTTTCATTAGAAAAGAATAGGTATCTAATATTATTTGTGACCTAAAAAATGTTCTGACATACAACAACTCACTTTCTGCAGTGGGCTGCAGTTAGAACAAATTTATTCTGGATCAGTACCCCACCACATGAATGTTGTCCTTCAATCTGGAGTGATGCCATGTAGGGTCTGGAGTGGGGCTTTGCAACCCGACCACCTACTATGCCGTTCTCAGTCGAGCCTTTCATGAAACCAAAAGGTCAAATCAAAACATTACAGGGAAATAACAGCAATGTTTTGctacataaacacaaaatcacaaaagcAACAGGTATTTCAAAATACTGAAATCTATTTCTATCTTAACCATCTCCTGCAGTgttacagttaaaaataaatatttaaagaaaataatcagataTTACCAGTGAGGGTAAACAGCAGAGCCATGCAAACGATGCGACTTGTTTGTATCATGGCTGCGCAGAGGGAGAGGACCAACAGTCTGTGCTTCTAACCTTCCACCCCTTATTTATGGTCAACCTCCAAACTCTCACAAACGGAAACTTGTCATGCAGGAAATAATCATGTTCATGCAGAAGCAAGACATATAGGT
This genomic stretch from Kryptolebias marmoratus isolate JLee-2015 linkage group LG6, ASM164957v2, whole genome shotgun sequence harbors:
- the LOC108238535 gene encoding mast cell protease 1 isoform X3, producing the protein MASIQVDGQHSCGGVLICKDYVLTAAHCKDCYRDMTVVLGAHDISQKEKSQQKINVKKYYVHPKFNGKYDYDIMLLKLEKKAKLNKYVKPLKLLEKDEKNPDNVVCDVAGWGTTGPEKPLSNLLKEATEKTLSSVDCKNIWKKNFISQHMICTTFNKKDGGVCQGDSGGPLICNTKLQGITAYTAENACDDSSYPHVFTKIHFFLPWIKTVMRK
- the LOC108238535 gene encoding mast cell protease 4 isoform X2, whose protein sequence is MMQMSCIIYVLLLVTISGATESGIVGGKVAEKHSRPYMASIQVDGQHSCGGVLICKDYVLTAAHCKDCYRDMTVVLGAHDISQKEKSQQKINVKKYYVHPKFNGKYDYDIMLLKLEKKAKLNKYVKPLKLLEKDEKNPDNVVCDVAGWGTTGPEKPLSNLLKEATEKTLSSVDCKNIWKKNFISQHMICTTFNKKDGGVCQGDSGGPLICNTKLQGITAYTAENACDDSSYPHVFTKIHFFLPWIKTVMRK
- the LOC108238535 gene encoding mast cell protease 4 isoform X1, which encodes MIQTSRIVCMALLFTLTGSTENGIVGGRVAKPHSRPYMASLQIEGQHSCGGVLIQNKFVLTAAHCRKTQDPEITVVLGAHDISQAEDSQQKIQVEKYHKHPKYTGGFDYDIMLLELQKKIEKSKYVRKIELPGEDEKIPANVACDVAGWGQTGPQNPASNLLRETKEKTQFPCECKNLWREHFNSEHMMCTQSKGGVCQGDSGGPLICDAKLHGITAYTAEDKCENQRFPHVFTNVRSFLPWIKKGPLKVA